From the Candidatus Bathyarchaeota archaeon genome, one window contains:
- a CDS encoding DUF3320 domain-containing protein, whose product MMQNSRSSPIQDEYRTQMSRRIEDWKYRLIDLSKRNNLLYSKPSKRGKLTITNPDAETIFNKLVVKQNHLEFWMPTEEKQTEEQPQPNDTAKQAKAPEATQLVCENPNRKEIEKVLKSLHRRSLSDYRERGVRILHAAFGTLVWKDIATSEEIRSPLVMVPIELNRENIRKPFSISVPQVEEEAVLNPALQVKLKNDYKIELPAFPEDPEQSSFTEYLNKIRQAVAEMGWTVETNLEIGLFSFHKLVIYKDLEANSQVIGQHPIIRAVVGIKDTQLVLEDLPEEKEVDKIEKPEESFRVLDADSSQRVAIDYALEGQSFVMQGPPGTGKSQTIANIISECIARGKSVLFVSDKMAALEVVYKRLSDVGLAHFCLELHSSKANKQEVVAELKRCLDEQLVHGKIPSAHEFEKLKRQRDQLNGYVQALHTKQPVLQKSAYEALGELAALQQVPYVAVGLSSPKSLTPQKMQELEELMTTLKNVWQVIDEPEFPWRGYRGNRYNLEIRAELTAQLDQALSSMDMLRIESSGYAQQLGLEAPPTLSRVKWLIELSDLMLESPKPEESWLLNPDVDQLVTQAKAHRETIHWCQATRNTLLQRYEPSFFTIMLNIPAELEKELTEISNLVTPASIIEGDLLSKRENLLKLVRDTPNLASRWSEKAQELADLFGLSAENLTAERVEQLSRLALLCFAENKPDARWFDHTVFEQAQEALRDIQNTYQEYNILRGKLKKSYTDGIYDLDLDEYIKRYNGTYKGFLRGLSSGYRKDQKHLAHLTHDGKVPETVLKDLFEARKVKTLKAEIDEQATEVKEALGHYYKGYDTDFEKVQEALKVTDEAFKLAAVPTIPQSLAEQISFPTIAPQRIRQLGNELGESIEKWSQLVNDLEEVIPAFLPNSNLSINQTPLPRLVQWANETARQLMPLYDLTKEILYSAKDEEPANYAALIEDLKTAESVRRKEAEILNEKEVLQNTFGSRFADLETDWDGILLVLEWTKKTQDFIEVSPMPQEAAEIIAQGPEAVPSREELIKFYQAAPKDLSLIELKFENGTLYPNQKLQDIDLEMLYDRITTLRDRVDDLQILVDFKETKSRFALVGLEEFFDRLVEQHPRGEELIQVFRKGAYQEWINDLYKQDLRLGRFRRENHEGLIEEFRKLDQELIKLASNKVIQSANSRKPQDIIIQATDSEVNTLLKEAAKKRRLMPIRTLLQKIPHILPRIKPCMLMSPISVSQFLDAEMMKFDLVLFDEASQIVPEDAICSIYRGKTVVVAGDNKQLPPTSFFQKTLIDEVDWDEMSDDDVEVFDSILDECLGIGLPVKTLRWHYRSRHEDLIAFSNNHFYDGNLVTFPSAESNHHALGVKLCYVENGIYDRGGNRDNQREAQVVADLVFEHFTQHPNKTLGVVTFSIAQMDAVEEAIEQRLRQEPKFEEFFREDRLEGFFIKNLENVQGDERDVMMFSVGYGKDQQGTITMNFGPLNKPGGERRLNVAVTRAREKTVLVTSIKASDIDTRATRAAGVATLHDYLEYAEKGPEILQATKEQAAKFDAPLEDDVAQEIRRMDFKVERQLGCSEYRIDIAVVDPANPGRYLLGIECDGPTYRSSSSARDRDRLREQVLKRLGWNIHRVWSPAWVARRESEVRRLKEALTKAGEPQKKPKPQTPTQDKTKPDTTRKVEVRKVQFAGIEKIGVPYKVHKLKATVKPYVKVTISKPPYSEKQKNEFHFTENRTQQRRLLAELVKAEGPVHFEYAVQRLASAWGLKRVSPKVTQAVQEALDLLVREKRVLVRDDFLWPVDMVEVDVRVPAVNAPESKRLPEHIPPEEIEKAMKMIAQYSLGIDAEALITETGKVFGFTHGGEKIKEVTQEVYEQMLREKKLVTENGVVTAT is encoded by the coding sequence ATGATGCAAAATAGTAGGTCTTCACCCATACAAGACGAATACAGAACGCAGATGTCTAGGCGAATTGAAGATTGGAAATACCGCTTAATCGACCTTTCAAAAAGAAACAACCTTCTCTACTCCAAACCCTCCAAACGAGGAAAACTCACAATAACCAACCCAGACGCAGAAACCATATTCAACAAACTCGTGGTAAAACAAAACCACTTAGAATTTTGGATGCCCACCGAAGAGAAACAGACAGAAGAACAGCCGCAACCCAACGATACAGCAAAGCAGGCAAAAGCGCCTGAAGCAACCCAGCTGGTCTGCGAGAACCCAAACAGAAAAGAAATAGAAAAAGTTCTGAAAAGTTTGCACCGCAGGTCGCTTTCGGATTACAGGGAACGCGGTGTTAGAATTTTACATGCAGCGTTTGGAACTTTAGTGTGGAAGGATATTGCCACGTCTGAGGAGATACGTTCCCCGCTTGTCATGGTGCCCATAGAGCTTAACCGCGAAAACATCCGCAAACCCTTCTCTATCTCAGTTCCTCAAGTAGAAGAAGAAGCCGTCCTAAACCCTGCCCTGCAAGTAAAACTAAAAAACGACTACAAAATCGAGTTGCCCGCGTTCCCCGAAGACCCCGAACAAAGCAGCTTCACAGAATACCTAAACAAAATACGCCAAGCCGTCGCCGAGATGGGCTGGACAGTAGAAACAAACTTGGAAATCGGGCTCTTCTCCTTCCACAAACTAGTCATCTACAAAGACCTTGAAGCCAACTCACAAGTAATTGGTCAGCACCCCATAATCAGGGCGGTCGTTGGAATCAAAGACACCCAGCTAGTGCTAGAGGATTTGCCCGAAGAAAAAGAAGTAGATAAAATCGAGAAGCCTGAGGAGAGCTTCCGAGTTTTGGATGCAGACAGCAGCCAGCGAGTCGCCATAGACTACGCGTTGGAGGGGCAAAGCTTTGTCATGCAAGGTCCCCCAGGCACGGGCAAAAGCCAAACCATTGCAAACATCATATCCGAATGCATCGCACGGGGCAAGTCGGTTTTGTTTGTTAGTGACAAGATGGCTGCGTTGGAGGTTGTTTACAAAAGGCTCAGTGATGTGGGGTTGGCTCATTTTTGTTTGGAGTTGCACAGTAGTAAGGCTAACAAGCAAGAAGTTGTCGCCGAGTTGAAACGGTGCCTTGACGAGCAGCTTGTACACGGCAAAATCCCTTCAGCACACGAATTCGAAAAACTAAAACGGCAACGAGACCAACTCAACGGATACGTCCAAGCCCTGCACACCAAACAGCCAGTTCTGCAAAAAAGCGCCTATGAAGCCTTAGGCGAACTAGCAGCGCTTCAGCAGGTACCCTACGTTGCAGTTGGACTCTCAAGCCCCAAAAGCCTAACACCGCAGAAAATGCAAGAACTAGAAGAGCTAATGACGACGCTTAAAAACGTCTGGCAAGTAATTGATGAACCCGAGTTTCCATGGCGGGGCTACCGCGGCAACAGGTACAACTTGGAAATTCGTGCAGAGTTAACGGCACAGCTTGACCAAGCGCTTTCATCAATGGATATGCTTAGGATAGAATCTTCGGGTTACGCTCAGCAGTTGGGTTTAGAAGCTCCGCCCACGCTAAGCAGGGTGAAGTGGCTAATTGAGTTAAGCGATTTGATGCTGGAGAGCCCCAAGCCTGAGGAAAGCTGGCTGCTAAACCCAGACGTAGACCAACTCGTAACCCAAGCCAAAGCACATCGCGAAACCATCCATTGGTGCCAAGCAACCCGAAACACGCTACTGCAACGCTATGAACCCTCATTTTTCACCATCATGCTAAACATACCCGCAGAACTGGAAAAAGAACTCACGGAAATATCTAACCTTGTCACGCCTGCAAGCATAATTGAAGGTGACCTGTTAAGCAAACGGGAAAACCTGCTTAAGCTGGTTAGGGATACTCCGAATTTGGCGTCGCGTTGGAGCGAGAAAGCCCAAGAACTTGCTGACCTGTTTGGTTTATCTGCGGAGAACCTGACTGCAGAGCGTGTTGAGCAGTTATCGCGGTTGGCTTTGCTGTGTTTTGCCGAGAACAAACCTGATGCCCGCTGGTTTGACCACACAGTCTTTGAGCAAGCCCAAGAAGCACTCAGAGACATACAAAACACATACCAAGAATACAACATCCTACGCGGTAAACTCAAAAAAAGCTACACTGACGGCATCTACGATTTAGACCTTGACGAATACATCAAACGCTACAACGGCACATACAAGGGATTCCTGCGCGGGCTAAGTTCGGGTTACCGCAAAGACCAAAAACACTTAGCACATTTGACACACGACGGCAAGGTTCCTGAAACCGTGCTCAAGGACTTGTTTGAAGCCCGAAAAGTAAAGACACTCAAAGCAGAAATCGACGAACAAGCAACAGAAGTCAAAGAAGCGCTAGGTCACTACTACAAGGGTTACGACACAGATTTTGAGAAAGTTCAAGAGGCGCTTAAAGTAACCGACGAAGCATTCAAGCTTGCAGCAGTACCCACAATACCCCAAAGCCTAGCAGAACAAATCTCGTTCCCAACTATTGCGCCCCAAAGAATACGACAACTAGGCAACGAACTGGGTGAGTCCATAGAAAAATGGAGCCAACTCGTCAACGACCTAGAAGAAGTCATCCCCGCTTTCCTACCCAACTCAAACCTGTCCATCAACCAAACCCCCCTACCCCGCTTAGTACAGTGGGCAAACGAAACCGCCCGCCAACTAATGCCCCTCTACGACTTAACCAAAGAAATCCTTTACTCAGCCAAAGACGAAGAACCAGCCAACTACGCCGCTCTTATAGAGGATTTGAAGACCGCCGAAAGCGTAAGAAGAAAAGAAGCAGAAATCCTCAACGAAAAAGAGGTACTGCAAAACACGTTTGGTTCACGTTTCGCGGATTTAGAAACAGATTGGGATGGCATCTTGTTGGTGCTGGAGTGGACAAAGAAAACCCAGGACTTCATTGAAGTTTCGCCCATGCCCCAAGAAGCAGCGGAAATCATCGCTCAGGGACCTGAAGCTGTTCCGTCTCGAGAGGAGCTTATAAAATTCTATCAAGCAGCGCCCAAAGACCTATCGCTAATAGAGTTAAAGTTTGAGAACGGCACGTTATATCCGAACCAGAAACTGCAAGACATCGACTTAGAAATGCTGTATGACCGAATTACGACGCTGCGTGACCGCGTGGATGATTTGCAGATTTTGGTGGACTTCAAAGAGACCAAGAGCCGTTTTGCCCTTGTTGGATTAGAAGAGTTCTTTGACCGTTTAGTGGAGCAGCATCCGCGAGGTGAAGAACTTATCCAAGTTTTCCGCAAAGGCGCATATCAAGAATGGATTAATGACCTCTACAAGCAGGATTTGCGGTTGGGACGGTTCCGACGAGAAAACCATGAAGGACTCATAGAGGAATTCCGCAAACTAGACCAAGAACTCATCAAACTTGCCTCCAACAAAGTCATACAATCTGCTAACAGCCGAAAACCCCAAGACATAATTATTCAAGCAACCGACTCCGAAGTCAACACATTACTCAAAGAAGCCGCCAAAAAACGCCGCCTCATGCCCATTCGCACATTGCTCCAGAAAATCCCGCACATACTGCCCCGAATCAAACCCTGCATGCTCATGAGCCCCATCTCGGTTAGCCAGTTCCTTGACGCTGAAATGATGAAGTTTGATTTAGTCCTCTTTGACGAAGCTTCACAGATTGTCCCTGAAGACGCTATATGCTCAATTTACCGCGGCAAAACAGTAGTGGTTGCAGGCGACAACAAACAGCTACCCCCCACAAGCTTCTTCCAAAAGACCCTCATTGACGAGGTGGATTGGGATGAAATGTCCGATGACGACGTGGAAGTGTTTGACAGCATTTTGGATGAGTGCTTGGGAATTGGTTTGCCCGTAAAGACTCTACGTTGGCACTACCGAAGCAGACACGAAGATCTCATCGCTTTCTCCAACAACCACTTCTACGACGGCAACCTCGTAACCTTCCCCTCAGCCGAATCCAACCACCACGCACTGGGCGTTAAGCTGTGCTACGTAGAAAATGGCATCTATGACCGCGGAGGCAACCGAGACAACCAAAGAGAAGCCCAAGTCGTCGCCGACCTGGTTTTTGAGCATTTCACCCAACACCCCAACAAGACGCTAGGAGTAGTCACATTTAGCATCGCACAGATGGACGCAGTCGAAGAAGCCATAGAGCAACGCCTAAGACAAGAACCCAAATTTGAAGAGTTCTTCAGAGAAGACCGCTTAGAGGGCTTTTTCATCAAAAACCTCGAAAACGTACAGGGCGACGAACGCGACGTCATGATGTTTAGCGTAGGCTACGGCAAAGACCAGCAAGGCACCATAACCATGAATTTTGGACCCTTAAACAAGCCAGGCGGAGAACGACGCCTAAACGTAGCAGTAACCCGAGCCAGAGAAAAAACCGTCCTGGTAACCTCCATCAAAGCCTCAGACATAGACACAAGAGCCACCCGCGCCGCAGGAGTAGCAACATTGCACGATTACTTGGAGTACGCAGAGAAAGGACCTGAAATTTTGCAGGCAACCAAAGAGCAAGCCGCCAAGTTCGATGCACCTTTGGAAGACGATGTAGCTCAGGAAATTCGCCGCATGGACTTTAAAGTTGAAAGGCAACTGGGCTGCAGCGAATACCGCATCGACATAGCCGTAGTAGACCCCGCAAATCCTGGACGGTACCTGCTTGGCATAGAATGCGATGGCCCAACGTACCGTTCTAGCAGCAGCGCCAGAGACCGCGACCGACTACGCGAGCAAGTGCTCAAACGTTTAGGGTGGAATATTCACCGTGTTTGGTCACCCGCGTGGGTTGCCAGAAGAGAAAGCGAAGTCAGACGCTTAAAAGAAGCACTCACCAAAGCAGGCGAACCCCAGAAAAAACCAAAACCCCAAACCCCAACACAAGACAAAACAAAACCTGACACCACCCGCAAAGTCGAAGTTAGAAAAGTCCAGTTTGCAGGCATCGAAAAAATCGGCGTCCCATACAAGGTACACAAACTAAAAGCAACCGTCAAACCCTACGTCAAAGTAACCATAAGCAAGCCGCCCTACAGCGAGAAACAAAAAAACGAGTTCCACTTCACCGAAAACCGCACCCAACAAAGACGCCTACTAGCCGAGCTGGTGAAAGCTGAAGGCCCAGTTCATTTTGAATACGCCGTTCAAAGATTAGCATCAGCGTGGGGTCTTAAACGGGTAAGCCCAAAAGTTACGCAGGCAGTGCAGGAAGCTTTGGATTTGCTGGTTCGAGAAAAACGCGTACTTGTTCGCGATGATTTCTTGTGGCCTGTGGATATGGTTGAGGTTGACGTGAGGGTGCCAGCGGTAAACGCTCCTGAATCAAAGAGGTTGCCTGAACATATTCCCCCTGAAGAAATCGAGAAAGCCATGAAGATGATTGCCCAGTACTCGCTTGGGATAGACGCGGAAGCATTGATTACAGAAACAGGCAAAGTTTTCGGATTCACGCATGGCGGAGAGAAAATCAAGGAAGTCACCCAAGAAGTCTACGAACAGATGCTACGCGAGAAAAAACTTGTCACAGAAAACGGCGTAGTCACCGCCACATAA
- a CDS encoding phosphoenolpyruvate carboxykinase (GTP) translates to MNPYLEALQHKLSLADYKKLCAIDNPIVHEFVAKASDLCHPDKIFVCSDSAEDIAHVRQEAIATGEERAIFELSGHTVHFDGMNDQGRDRKATKYLVPRGVSLSKALNQIDRQEGLAQVKNLLKDSMKGRTMIVRFISLGPVDSVFTILGLQCTDSWYVAHTEDLLYRPGYNQFVKVGSKSDFLRVIHSAGRLSEDMVSIDDDKKCIYIDNMDNTIYSINTQYAGNSVGFKKLAFRLAIRKANSEGWLAEHMLLMGVHGPNKRKTYFAGAFPSACGKTSTAMLPGETILGDDIAYIRDIDSVARAVNVESGIFGIIKDVNPQDDQLIHKVLNNPGEIVFSNILVKDSKPYWLGMGTPLPKEGMNFSGAWFEGKTDEAGVEIPPAHKNARYAVSLRALENCDPELNNPNGVALGGIMYGGRDAKAYVPVQQSFDWCHGIIAYGASLETETTFATVGKEGVPEINMMSIQDFISIPLGQNVRNNLEFGNKLSKAPLVFGVNYFLRDKDSGEYLNSPRDKHVWIKWMELRVHNEVEALKGPTGYIPKYEDLKRLFKEVLNKDYSKEDYIKQFTIRIPENLAKIERVQTFYQKNVSDIPLELFGILYMQRERLLEAQARFGDYISPEKLEN, encoded by the coding sequence ATGAATCCTTACCTTGAAGCGTTACAGCATAAGTTAAGTCTTGCTGACTACAAAAAATTATGTGCAATAGATAACCCAATTGTTCACGAGTTTGTGGCTAAAGCCAGCGACCTTTGTCATCCTGATAAAATTTTTGTGTGCAGTGATTCTGCTGAGGATATCGCGCATGTCCGACAAGAAGCCATAGCCACAGGTGAAGAACGCGCGATTTTTGAGCTTTCCGGACATACGGTTCATTTTGATGGCATGAACGACCAAGGCAGAGACCGCAAAGCAACCAAGTATCTGGTTCCACGCGGAGTTTCTCTTAGCAAAGCCCTCAACCAAATCGACAGGCAAGAAGGCCTAGCCCAAGTCAAGAATTTACTCAAAGATTCCATGAAAGGACGCACCATGATTGTGCGTTTCATCTCGTTGGGTCCAGTTGATTCAGTATTTACGATTCTTGGTTTACAATGTACCGACTCATGGTATGTTGCCCACACTGAAGATTTGCTTTACCGCCCTGGCTATAACCAGTTTGTTAAAGTTGGTTCAAAGAGTGATTTTCTGCGGGTGATTCATTCTGCAGGCAGGCTTAGCGAGGATATGGTCAGCATTGATGACGACAAGAAATGCATCTACATTGACAACATGGACAACACCATCTACAGCATCAACACCCAGTACGCAGGCAACTCTGTGGGCTTCAAAAAACTCGCCTTCCGTTTAGCCATACGCAAAGCCAACAGCGAAGGCTGGCTAGCCGAACACATGCTCCTCATGGGCGTACACGGACCAAACAAACGCAAAACCTACTTCGCAGGAGCCTTCCCAAGCGCATGCGGCAAAACCTCAACAGCCATGCTCCCCGGCGAAACCATCCTAGGTGATGACATAGCCTACATACGCGACATCGACTCCGTTGCCCGCGCAGTAAACGTCGAATCAGGAATCTTTGGCATAATCAAAGACGTAAACCCCCAAGACGACCAGCTAATCCACAAAGTCCTCAACAACCCCGGAGAAATCGTCTTCTCAAACATCCTAGTCAAAGACAGCAAACCCTACTGGCTAGGCATGGGCACACCCCTCCCCAAAGAAGGCATGAACTTTTCCGGTGCATGGTTTGAAGGCAAAACCGACGAAGCAGGTGTAGAAATTCCTCCTGCTCACAAGAACGCGCGTTACGCGGTTTCTTTGCGTGCGCTAGAGAACTGTGACCCTGAACTAAACAATCCCAACGGCGTAGCTTTAGGCGGCATCATGTACGGCGGTCGTGACGCGAAAGCATATGTTCCTGTGCAGCAAAGCTTTGACTGGTGCCACGGAATAATCGCGTATGGCGCCTCCTTGGAAACCGAAACAACCTTTGCTACCGTTGGAAAAGAGGGGGTTCCTGAAATCAACATGATGAGCATCCAGGACTTCATTTCGATTCCGCTGGGGCAAAACGTGCGCAACAACTTGGAGTTTGGCAACAAACTATCAAAGGCGCCGCTTGTTTTTGGCGTTAACTACTTCCTGCGCGACAAAGACAGCGGTGAATACTTGAACTCTCCACGGGACAAGCACGTATGGATAAAATGGATGGAACTTCGGGTACACAACGAAGTGGAAGCCCTAAAAGGCCCAACTGGTTACATACCCAAATACGAAGACCTAAAACGTCTATTCAAAGAAGTCCTAAACAAAGACTACTCCAAAGAAGACTACATCAAACAGTTCACCATCAGAATCCCAGAAAACTTAGCGAAAATCGAACGTGTACAAACATTCTACCAAAAGAACGTCTCCGACATACCCTTAGAACTCTTTGGCATTCTTTACATGCAACGCGAACGCCTCCTCGAAGCCCAAGCCCGCTTTGGCGACTACATCTCCCCCGAAAAACTAGAAAACTAA
- a CDS encoding asparagine synthetase A — translation MTSTCSPIDIPKPLDQLTPAELEKKSRIGKVMTYTLRHLTSKLMDDGFQWLLPVALSQSTDPLWPDPGASIGKRIEVDIYDTTVRTTASMIIHKLVASSLAYPKLFIVSPNIRIEKAERAKTGKHIYEFTQIDFEVQGASSKDVFTMVEDCIVSLVTSAKRDLKDELTALCRCDELKVPKAPFKVLDKDDLEAEYGAEWETSVATEYDEPVWVKNIPREFYDFEDFATGKWDNYDLFLPQFGEVLSGAKREWEYSKILKKIERDQVKKDNYSLLLKLAEEGKLKPSAGGGIGMERIVAWITGCKHIAETQPFPRVPGIVHQL, via the coding sequence ATGACCTCAACCTGTTCACCCATAGATATACCCAAACCCCTAGACCAGCTAACCCCAGCTGAGCTTGAAAAAAAATCCCGCATAGGCAAAGTGATGACCTACACGCTTAGGCATCTAACCAGCAAACTCATGGACGATGGTTTCCAATGGCTCTTGCCCGTAGCCCTAAGCCAAAGCACCGACCCCCTATGGCCCGACCCAGGCGCCTCCATAGGCAAACGCATCGAAGTTGACATCTACGACACCACCGTACGCACAACCGCCAGCATGATCATCCACAAACTCGTCGCCTCCAGCCTAGCCTACCCCAAACTATTCATTGTCTCCCCAAACATACGCATCGAAAAAGCAGAACGCGCCAAAACCGGCAAACACATCTACGAATTCACCCAAATCGACTTTGAAGTCCAAGGCGCCTCCTCCAAAGACGTCTTCACCATGGTCGAAGACTGCATAGTCAGCTTGGTAACCAGCGCAAAACGCGACCTCAAAGACGAACTAACAGCTCTTTGCCGCTGCGACGAACTCAAAGTTCCAAAAGCCCCCTTCAAAGTCCTAGACAAAGACGACCTCGAAGCAGAGTATGGCGCCGAATGGGAAACCAGCGTAGCCACAGAATACGACGAGCCCGTCTGGGTCAAAAACATCCCCCGAGAATTCTACGACTTCGAAGACTTTGCCACAGGCAAATGGGACAACTATGACCTGTTCTTGCCCCAGTTTGGCGAGGTTCTCTCAGGCGCAAAACGCGAATGGGAATACTCCAAGATTCTAAAGAAAATCGAACGTGACCAAGTCAAAAAAGACAACTATTCCCTGCTGCTCAAGCTAGCTGAAGAAGGAAAACTCAAACCCTCTGCAGGCGGCGGAATCGGCATGGAACGCATCGTAGCTTGGATCACTGGCTGCAAACACATCGCAGAAACCCAGCCGTTCCCACGTGTACCTGGCATCGTACACCAACTCTAA